In the Hevea brasiliensis isolate MT/VB/25A 57/8 chromosome 8, ASM3005281v1, whole genome shotgun sequence genome, GAGCCAAAGATTCCAAGTTGCACCTTACAATTGTATCAGCAAAAACACATGTATCCTCCTTAGTATTTCCTGCCGGTATATCAACTACGTATGATTCAATAACAACCGTACCGTTTTCACCTGGAGAAGCGTGGAGGGTGGTCACTGACCGGTAATTATTTAGCCGGTGGTCGCCGCCAATCATGCTAAAGCTCAAGACATGGTGATCATCATCAAGAATCTCTAGTCTCTCCGTGCTTGACTCAGCAGGAAGTCCAGACACCACATGAACTTGCCGGAGTGTGCCTACATCTCCATCGCCGTTTATGAGATGACAGCTCTTGACAAAGTGCTTATAAGCTTGAGGGTTATCGAAACGGCGGACTACCGACCAGACGGTGGAGACAGGTGCATTTATGGTCTTGACGACAGCGGAGCAGCACTGGTTAGGTCCTACGGTGCGAGTATGGTAGCAAGAAACGTAATCAGGAAGCGAAGAAGTATCCCAAATGAGGGGAACCCGCCATATGTTGACGGTGGGTTGAGACTGCTTGTGGCAAGGTAGAGCGGTGGTTGTGGCGGAGATTCTTTGGAGTTGCTGGGAAGCTGCAGCAGGCATATTTGTGGGGTGTTTGTTGTTGTCTTTTTGGTTGGTCTCTTCAGTTTTGGTTTAGCCGTTTAGGGTTAAGAATTATGCGTACGACATGGGAAGATATATATGCATatagagagaaagagaagggAAAGCAAAGAAATTTCAATTTTCCTTTATGTCCACTTGCATTAGTTTGATGTTTTCTTGGAGAtttaagagatgagagagagagagagagagagagagagagagagagagagagatttttgGGGTGGTGATCCTATCATGCATCATACACCCGACTAAAGCAAGTGGATCGTCAACTTGCAAGTTGCTTGGACTTAGTTTAGGTAGATTATCCCATTGTTCAATTCAAAACTACAAGA is a window encoding:
- the LOC110645564 gene encoding abscisic acid receptor PYL4; the protein is MPAAASQQLQRISATTTALPCHKQSQPTVNIWRVPLIWDTSSLPDYVSCYHTRTVGPNQCCSAVVKTINAPVSTVWSVVRRFDNPQAYKHFVKSCHLINGDGDVGTLRQVHVVSGLPAESSTERLEILDDDHHVLSFSMIGGDHRLNNYRSVTTLHASPGENGTVVIESYVVDIPAGNTKEDTCVFADTIVRCNLESLAQISQNMAKNTQIQISSPSSSSS